The following proteins are co-located in the Gavia stellata isolate bGavSte3 chromosome 36, bGavSte3.hap2, whole genome shotgun sequence genome:
- the ARF3 gene encoding ADP-ribosylation factor 3 isoform X2, with translation MGNIFGNLLKSLIGKKEMRILMVGLDAAGKTTILYKLKLGEIVTTIPTIGLIFVVDSNDRERVNEAREELMRMLAEDELRDAVLLVFANKQDLPNAMNAAEITDKLGLHSLRHRNWYIQATCATSGDGLYEGLDWLANQLKNKK, from the exons ATGGGCAACATCTTCGGGAACCTGCTGAAGAGCCTGATCGGGAAGAAGGAGATGCGGATCCTGATGGTGGGGCTGGACGCCGCCGGGAAGACCACCATCCTCTACAAGCTGAAGCTTGGGGAGATCGTCACCACCATCCCCACCATAG ggctgatCTTCGTGGTGGACAGCAACGACCGGGAGCGGGTGAACGAGGCGCGGGAGGAGCTCATGCGGATGCTGGCGGAGGACGAGCTGCGGGACGCCGTCCTCCTCGTCTTCGCCAACAAGCAG GACCTGCCCAACGCCATGAACGCGGCGGAGATCACGGACAAGCTGGGGCTGCACTCCCTGCGCCACCGTAACTGGTACATCCAGGCCACCTGTGCCACCAGCGGGGACGGGCTCTACGAGGGCCTCGACTGGCTCGCCAACCAGCTCAAGAACAAGAAGTGA
- the FKBP11 gene encoding peptidyl-prolyl cis-trans isomerase FKBP11 — MPPPAALLLLALLLPPPPPARAAESETESGARGLRLETLVPPPEGCTELSAPGDTVHIHYTGSLEDGRIIDTSLSRDPLQVELGKRQVIPGLEQSLLDMCVGEKRRAIIPPHLAYGKRGSPPTIPGDAVLRFEVELVGLSRASYWQKVVNEVLPLLCLGLVPALLGLIGYHLYRKASSPKLSKKKLKEEKRNKAKKK, encoded by the exons atgccgccccccgccgcgctgctgctgttggcgctgctgctgccgccgccgccgcccgcccgcgccgccgagAGCGAAACCGAAAGCGGCGCCCGGGGGCTGCGGCTGGAGACGCTC GTGCCCCCCCCCGAGGGCTGCACGGAGCTGTCGGCGCCGGGGGACACGGTGCACATCCACTACACG GGCAGCCTGGAAGATGGCCGGATCATCGACACCTCACTGAGCCGGGACCCGCTCCAGGTGGAGCTGGGCAAGCGCCAAGTCATCCCCG GCCTGGAGCAGAGTCTGCTGGACATGTGTGTGGG GGAGAAGCGGAGAGCCATCATCCCCCCTCACCTGGCCTACGGCAAGCGGGGCTCCCCTCCCACCATCCCAG gcGACGCGGTGCTGCGGTTCGAGGTGGAGCTGGTCGGTTTGTCCCGGGCCAGTTACTGGCAGAAGGTGGTGAACGAGGTGCTGCCgctgctgtgcctggggctggtgccggcGCTGCTAGGGCTCATCGGGTACCACCTCTACCGCAAGGCCAGCAGCCCCAAGCTCTCCaagaagaagctgaaggaggagaagaggaacaaagccaaaaagaaataa
- the ARF3 gene encoding ADP-ribosylation factor 3 isoform X1, with translation MGNIFGNLLKSLIGKKEMRILMVGLDAAGKTTILYKLKLGEIVTTIPTIGFNVETVEYKNISFTVWDVGGQDKIRPLWRHYFQNTQGLIFVVDSNDRERVNEAREELMRMLAEDELRDAVLLVFANKQDLPNAMNAAEITDKLGLHSLRHRNWYIQATCATSGDGLYEGLDWLANQLKNKK, from the exons ATGGGCAACATCTTCGGGAACCTGCTGAAGAGCCTGATCGGGAAGAAGGAGATGCGGATCCTGATGGTGGGGCTGGACGCCGCCGGGAAGACCACCATCCTCTACAAGCTGAAGCTTGGGGAGATCGTCACCACCATCCCCACCATAG GGTTCAACGTGGAGACGGTGGAGTACAAGAACATCAGCTTCACCGTGTGGGACGTGGGTGGGCAGGACAAGATCCGGCCCCTCTGGCGGCATTACTTCCAAAACACCCAGG ggctgatCTTCGTGGTGGACAGCAACGACCGGGAGCGGGTGAACGAGGCGCGGGAGGAGCTCATGCGGATGCTGGCGGAGGACGAGCTGCGGGACGCCGTCCTCCTCGTCTTCGCCAACAAGCAG GACCTGCCCAACGCCATGAACGCGGCGGAGATCACGGACAAGCTGGGGCTGCACTCCCTGCGCCACCGTAACTGGTACATCCAGGCCACCTGTGCCACCAGCGGGGACGGGCTCTACGAGGGCCTCGACTGGCTCGCCAACCAGCTCAAGAACAAGAAGTGA
- the PRKAG1 gene encoding LOW QUALITY PROTEIN: 5'-AMP-activated protein kinase subunit gamma-1 (The sequence of the model RefSeq protein was modified relative to this genomic sequence to represent the inferred CDS: deleted 2 bases in 1 codon) has product MKSHRCYDLIPTSSKLVVFDTSLQVKKAFFALVTNGVRAAPLWDSKKQSFVGMLTITDFINILHRYYKSPMVQIYELEEHKIETWRELYLQDSFKPLVCISPNASLFDAVTSLIRNKIHRLPVIDPDSGNTLYILTHKRILKFLKLFIAEVPKPEFMAKTLEELRIGTYSNIAVVRTSTPIYVALGIFVQHRVSALPVVDDSGRVVDIYSKFDVINLAAEKTYNNNNLDVTVTRALQHRSHYFEGVLKCYRHETLETIINRLVEAEVHRLVVVDESDVVKGIVSLSDILQALVLPEGP; this is encoded by the exons ATGAAGTCCCACCGCTGCTACGACCTGATCCCCACCAGCTCCAAACTGGTCGTCTTCGACACTTCCCTGCAG GTGAAGAAGGCTTTCTTCGCGCTGGTCACCAACGGCGTACGGGCTGCCCCGCTGTGGGACAGCAAGAAGCAAAGCTTTGTGG GCATGCTGACCATCACCGACTTCATCAACATCCTGCACCGCTACTACAAGTCGCCCATG GTGCAGATCTACGAGCTGGAGGAGCACAAAATAGAGACGTGGCGAG aGCTCTACCTACAAGACTCCTTCAAGCCGCTGGTCTGCATCTCCCCCAATGC CAGCCTTTTTGACGCCGTCACCTCCCTGATCCGGAACAAGATCCACCGCTTGCCCGTCATCGACCCCGACTCGGGGAACACGCTCTACATCCTCACCCACAAACGCATCCTCAAGTTCCTCAAACTCTTT ATAGCAGAGGTCCCAAAGCCCGAGTTCATGGCCAAGACGCTGGAGGAGCTGCGGATCGGCACCTACAGCAACATCGCCGTGGTGCGGACCAGCACCCCCATCTACGTGGCGCTGGGCATCTTTGTGCAGCACCGCGTGTCCGCTCTGCCGGTCGTTGATGATTCGG ggcgGGTGGTGGATATCTACTCCAAATTCGATGTTATT aaCCTGGCGGCCGAGAAGACCTACAACAAC AACAACCTGGACGTGACGGTGACGCGGGCGCTGCAGCACCGCTCCCACTACTTTGAGGGCGTCCTCAAGTGTTACAGGCACGAGACGCTGGAAACCATCATCAACCGTCTGGTAGAGGCCGAG gttCACCggctggtggtggtggatgAGAGCGACGTGGTGAAGGGGATCGTCTCTCTCTCGGACATCCTGCAAGCCCTGGTCCTCCCGGAGGGCCCCTga